The genomic interval TCTCTCCGGGGTCGACGTAGCCACCCGGCAAAGCAAGCTGTCCCGCGTAGGGCGGCCAGCCTCGTTCGATGAGCAGCACGTCGCCGCCGCGGATGCAGATCACGTCTGCGGTCATCTGGACGGTTTCGGTCGTCTCGGTCACGCGGTGTTCCCTTCTCGGAGCACAGGTGAGGGCCGCGCCCGGTATCAGGCGCGGCCCCGGTCGTGGGACGTGGTGGACGGGTCAGTTCTGCCGGTAGAAGCCGGGCTTGGCCTGGCGAGCGCGGGAGGAAGTCACGGCAGCGTGGATGCCGCCGTACTCCACCTGGTGCTCGCTGTGGAGGTGACCTGCGGCGGTGTGCATGGTGTCGGCTGCGCCCACCAGGCGTGTGCACCTGCCGGCCACCGAACCGAACAACCCGGCGACTTCCTCGACAGCGGTGACGTGCCGGGCGTCGACATGGGCGGCAGCGCTCAGCTCCGCCAGCCGGGTCGCGGTGTTGGCGTTGGCGCGCATGCGCTGCGCGAGCCGTTCGGATTCCTCCATGAGGCCGGAAGCGGCCTTCCGCAGCGCACGGAACTTCGCGACGAGCGCGAGGTATCCGTTGCTGTCGCCTTCCATGCCGATGACCACTGCGTCTGCCATGGCTACCTTTCTGTTCTGTCAGTTCTCGTTGTGGATCCGGGCACTGGGCGTGTGCAGCCCGGCGTCGACCGTCGCGTCCTGCGTAGGCCGGTAGTCCCTGGACATCGCCGTCTCCTCCGCCTCAGCGCGTTCGGCGGCGTCGAGGGCGGCCTGGGCGAGACGCTCCACCGTCGCGGCCATTACCGTCACGCTCTCCATCAGGCCGGCGATGGCTCGCTTGGTACGCGGGCCGGACACGTTGTGGGTGCGGGCCAGGTCGTCCGTCATCTGTTCCAGCTCGTCAAGCAGCCTCCTGGCCCGGCCGGCCAGCTCCACCGCGTCGTCGTAGGTCTCCATGCCGTCGGTGGTCAGCCGGGTGAGGACCCTGAGCGCGTCGTCCAGGGTGATCTCAGTGAGGTGCTCACCCGCCGTTCTGGCCGCTCCCGCGACCGGTGCGTTCATCGGTGTCACAGCTCCGGACGAAGCAATGGGCATAGGGATGGGTTCCTTTCTGCGGGTGGTGCCGGGCCGGTGCCCGGCGGGACGCTGCGGGGCACGGGGCAGGGCGGGTGCGCCCTGCTTGGGCAGTGCCTGTGGCCTCGGGCCGATCGCGGCGGGCTCCCAGCGTTTGGCGTGCGCGCCGGGCGGGTCGACCTGCTCCACGGTGATGTTCACCGGGCTTTCGGGGCTCTGGTCGAACGGTGAGCTACGCGGCTGGTCGTACCAGTGCGGGCCTGCCTCGTCGTCGTGGGCGGCCCGGCCGTCCCCGGTGGCTTTCCGGTCGCCTGCGGTGGTCTTGCGCCGGTGTTCCTGTGCCTGGCCGTCACGGTCGGTCTTCCTGCGGTGTCGGCGAGGGCCGCCTCCTGCCGTCCAGGTGCTGCGGCGTTTCTTCCAGCGGTCGTTGACGGCCTCCCACGCGGCGTCCTTCAGGTGCACCCGGTCGCCGTCGGAGCGGCCGGATCCGGGCGCCTGCCCGACCGTCGGCGGCTTCCCGCCGCCCCGGTTGGGAGGCGTGCCGTCCGTGGACCGGCGGGGCTTGACGCGGCCTGCGCCACCGATGCGGTTCTTCAGGTCGTCCCAGAACGTCGGCCCGCCCTTGACCGGGCCGCGGCCGCCGGCGGCTTTGGTGCCCGTGCCGCCGCCGGCGGCTTTCGGGCCCTTGCCGACGCCCGAACCACCGGAACTGCCCGAGCCACCGGAACTGCCGGAGCCGTTGGGGGACTTCTTGCCTTTGCTCCACCAGTCGGCGACGGCCTGGCGAGGAGAGCGGCGGCCGCTGCCGCCGGCGCCCGAGGCGCCGCCGCGACCACCGCCCGTACCCCTGGCGCCTCGGGTGCCGTTTCCTGCGGTGTTCTGGGTGCCGCCGTTTCGGATCCGCGGGCTGCCGTTTCGGTCGGAGGTGCCGCCGTTTCGGTTGCCCTTCGCGCCATTTCGCCCCGACAGGCCGCCGTTTCGGCTGGGCCCCGTTCCGCTGCTGGACGAGCCAAGGCTTGACCGGCCGTTCGGCGCCCGGCCGCCACCGGTCCCCCCGCCGCCGACACCGGGCGTGCGCCCCTGCGCCGAGCCGCCGGACGGCCCCGTGCGGCCCGTTGTTGACCTGCCCGGACCGATGCCGCCACCGCCCCGCCCCGGGCCGCCTGAGCCGCGCCCGAGGGCGCTGCGGCCGTAGTCGTGGCTGGAGGGAACACGGCGGGATCGGGCGTTCTCCTTGTCGACCTCGGCACCGAGGCGGGTGGCATCTGCGCGGGCCTTGGCCGCGAGCAGTTCCATCTCCCGCTCGTGCTTGGCCGCTTCGGCACGGCGGGGGCCGGCCTCCTGCAGCCACGTCTGCAGCCCCTCGAACGCGGCGAGCGCGATGGCGAGGATCGCCGCGAGCGACAGTGCGCCCGTGCGAGGCGGGAGCCCGTTCGGGTCCGGCGCGGTGGGGGTCACGCCGTCGCTGCGCAGGGCCGCCGGGACGCTGCTCGCAGCGGTCGGTGCGTGGGGCACCGCGGGCGCGTCGAAGGCGGAAATTCGAACAGTGCCGGATGCCGGGTCGGGGGTGGCCGGCGGCTCGTCGAGGGCCGGCGGGGGCGGGACGGGCGGGGGTGCCGGGGACCCGATGCGCGGCATCTGAAGCACGTTGTCCGGGCTGTCGTCGTCGGACACGCGCCCTCCTCTCCTGGGGACTGCCGGTGAGGGAGGGGGCCGTCTCGCACGCGTACGCGTACACGTGGTTGGGACCCCCGTCAACCCCCATTTCGGCGGTGATGATGATGACGATGACGATTACTGGCAGTGATCCCGGTAGAGGCGTTCCAGCTCCGCCGACAACGCGTTGAAGGTGGCGTGGTCGCCGGTGCTGCGGACCTTCTGGATCGCGGAGACCTTCACCAGGTCGAGCCAGGCCCGGAAGAATTCCTCCGGGCCCCGCTCCCCTGCGGCGCGGGCCTGTTCGAATCGGGCGTTCCAGTGGGCAGCCTTCTTCGGGGACATCCGAGCGGGCATCAGGCGCCCCGCTGCTGCTTGCCGAAGTAGTCCCCGAGCAGCTTCGGCGCGCCCGCCGGCGCGTCGTCGCTGTCCCCGGGGGCGAGCCGCTGGAGGGTGGCCTGCGCGGAGTTGTGGGCGGCGGCCCCGAGCTGCTGCTTGCGCTGCGCCTTGCGCAGGGCCTTGTCCTCGCGGCGCCGCATGACGACCTCGGGCTGCGTCTCCTCATAAGCGGCGACCGTGCTGTTGATGGCCTTGGCGGCCTGCCGCATCGCCTTCGCCGCGTCCCGCAGCGGCTTGACCCGCTTGCGGGCCCGGGCCGCAGCCGAGATACCCCAGGGCAGGTCACCGTCCAGGCGGCGGGCCTTCAGATCGGCCTGGATGGCGTCGGCGAGGGCGTCGTAGGTCTGCGCGTCGTTCAGCATCGAGCCGCGGTGCTGGGCCTGCCAGCCCTCACGCTGCCCGGGCAGCGCCAGTGCCTGCACGCCCGTCGTGACGCGGGTGGCAATGTCCTTACTCATCAGGGGTTTTCTCCTCCGGGTGTCGGGGTGCTGTACTGGGGATCTGGGACTGCTTCCGGCAGTCGCAGCGAGGGCCAGCCCGATTCGCGCGGGCTGGCCCTCACTGGTGTGTGCCGGACGGTTGATCAGGGGCGGTAGCCGTCGGCGATCAGGACAACGGCCTCCTGGCGGTACTTGGACGCGGTGTCCGTGGACGACACGTCGAACTCACGCTGGACGTCGGCGATCGAGATCCGCTCACACAGCTCGTGCTGGATGTCGTCGTACGCCAGGCCATCGGGCACGAGGCCGGCCGCGAGCGCCATGCGGGCGACCCTGCGGACCGCACGCTGCCTCGAGGTCAGCTTCGCCTCGTCCTCGATTTCGACCGCGCGCCGCTCGTTTTCGGCAGCAGCCCGCCGCGTTTCGGCAGCAGCCCGCTCGGCTTCGGCGGCCTCCTTCTTGGCCCGCGCGATGTCGGCGAGAGCGGCCTCCTGACGGCGGTCCTCCTCCAACTTCTTCCGGGTGGCTTCGGCAGCGGCCCGCCGCGTTTCGGCAGCAGCCTTCTCCGTTTCGGCAGCACGCCGGTTCGCTTCGGCAGCAGCCTCGCGGGCTTCGGCGATGGTCCGGGTCTCGATCGCCTGCGCCTCCGCCGCGGCGATCCGGTCGGCCTCCGCAGCTTCCTTCCGCTTCTCGGCTGCCTGGCGCTCCAGCTCGGCTGCGCGCAGGTCCGCTTCAGCAGCGGCCTCACGCTCCTGGGCCTCCTTGCGCTCCGCCTCCGCCTCACGGGCCCGGGCTTCGGCCATCACCGCCTGGTCCAAGGCCTCCTGCTCCAACGCCGCGGCCCGCTCTGCGGCGCTGACCTGGGCGCGGGCGTGGGCTCGTGCCTGCCCGGTCTGGCCGTCGACCTCCGCGCGGACCGCCTCCACCTTGCCCTTGGCGCGCAGGCGCTCCGCTTCGGACTCGGCCCTGGCGACCTCACCGCGGGTCGCCGCGTCCAGGCGCCGGCGCTCGGCTTCCTCCTCACGCTCCTGAGCTGCCT from Streptomyces sp. ALI-76-A carries:
- a CDS encoding DUF2637 domain-containing protein, which encodes MTITDWPRTAADPDPDSAPSVAVSGTREPVSQAPGTVSDAPDFASETESGTGTETSPERLTGSQKWAAGAIVIAALALAGIGLYLSFEHVAVFAHKELRFSTLDKGRLFAVGVDVGIMVMIAVDLLMAWLKRPISWIRYPVWLLTAATVVLNAASGAPKGRAWELLDYIAAGAHGVVPVLFIMVVELGRTSIDRIVRPDQAERDSIPWLRWVLAPVATARIFRRMRLWGVTSYPEMIRRDQDLIAYEQWLKRKHKGDISQASEDELLPMKMAPYGYTVAEALAMPDKQEQAAQEREEEAERRRLDAATRGEVARAESEAERLRAKGKVEAVRAEVDGQTGQARAHARAQVSAAERAAALEQEALDQAVMAEARAREAEAERKEAQEREAAAEADLRAAELERQAAEKRKEAAEADRIAAAEAQAIETRTIAEAREAAAEANRRAAETEKAAAETRRAAAEATRKKLEEDRRQEAALADIARAKKEAAEAERAAAETRRAAAENERRAVEIEDEAKLTSRQRAVRRVARMALAAGLVPDGLAYDDIQHELCERISIADVQREFDVSSTDTASKYRQEAVVLIADGYRP